In one Chroicocephalus ridibundus unplaced genomic scaffold, bChrRid1.1 SCAFFOLD_84, whole genome shotgun sequence genomic region, the following are encoded:
- the LOC134509214 gene encoding olfactory receptor 14J1-like: protein LHYGTLLGSRACVHMAAAAWGSGFLTALLHTASTFSLPLCQGNAVGQFFCEIPQILKLSCSDAYLREAGLLILSCFLAFVCFVFIVLSYVQIFRTVLRIPSEQGRHKAFSTCLPHLAVVSLFVSTAMFAYLKPPSVSFPSLDLVITVLYSVVPPVSCTL, encoded by the exons ctgcactacgggactctcctgggcagcagagcttgtgtccacatggcagcagctgcctggggcagtgggtttctcactgctctgctgcacacggccagtacattttccctacccctctgccagggcaatgctgtgggccagttcttctgtgaaatcccccagatcctcaagctctcctgctcagatgcctacctcagggaagctgggcttctcatATTAAgttgctttttagcttttgtgtgttttgttttcattgtgctgtcctatgtgcagatcttcaggaccgtgctgaggattccctctgagcagggacggcacaaagccttttccacgtgcctccctcacctggccgtggtctccctgtttgtcagcactgccatgtttgcttacctgaagcccccctccgtctccttcccatccctggatctggtgatcacagtgctgtactcagtggtgcctcca GTCTCGTGTACCTTGTGA